One segment of Triticum aestivum cultivar Chinese Spring chromosome 2A, IWGSC CS RefSeq v2.1, whole genome shotgun sequence DNA contains the following:
- the LOC123187539 gene encoding probable E3 ubiquitin-protein ligase BAH1-like 1 — MKFTKRYETYMRGIRRTAEQELPAVGLKRLKKMLKKCRSHRTPHHKTGASSPSSSSDAAAARCTGHCSVCDGSFFPSLLDEMSAVVGCFNEKAKKLLELHLASGFKKYVMWFSNRRHKNHGQLIQQGKDLVTYAIINAVAMRKILKKYDKIHYSKQGQEFKAQAQSLHIEILQSPWLSELMAFYMNLRRSKNNETAMELFGDCSLTFDDDQPTLSCNLFDSMRVDISLTCSICLDPMFDPVSLSCGHIFCYLCCCSAASVTIVDGLKSADHRSKCPLCRQAGVFPDAVHLDELNMLLSYSCPEYWEKRMQMERVERVRLAKEHWESQCRAFLGV, encoded by the exons ATGAAGTTCACCAAGAGGTACGAGACGTACATGCGGGGGATCAGGAGGACGGCGGAGCAGGAGCTCCCCGCCGTGGGGCTCAAGCGCCTCAAGAAGATGCTCAAGAAATGCCGCTCCCACCGCACCCCGCACCACAAAACCGGCgcctcctccccgtcctcctcctccgacgccgcCGCAGCCCGGTGCACCGGCCATTGCTCCG TGTGTGATGGCAGCTTCTTCCCGTCCCTTCTCGACGAGATGTCAGCCGTCGTAGGCTGCTTCAACGAGAAGGCCAAGAAGCTCCTCGAACTGCACTTGGCGTCGGGGTTCAAGAAATACGTCATGTGGTTCAGCAACAGGCGTCACAAGAACCATGGGCAGTTAATACAGCAAGGCAAAGACTTGGTCACGTATGCGATTATAAACGCCGTGGCTATGAGGAAGATCCTCAAGAAGTATGACAAG ATACACTATTCGAAGCAAGGACAGGAGTTCAAAGCTCAGGCCCAGAGCCTGCACATTGAGATACTTCAGTCCCCATGGCTATCTGAGCTAATGGCTTTCTACATGAACCTGAGAAGAAGCAAGAACAACGAGACTGCGATGGAGCTCTTTGGTGACTGCTCGCTCACATTTGATGACGACCAGCCAACGCTCTCATGCAACCTCTTTGACTCTATGCGCGTTGACATCAGCTTGACATGTTCAATTTGCTTG gacccAATGTTTGATCCGGTCTCGCTTTCCTGTGGCCACATATTTTGCtacttgtgctgctgctctgctgcaTCGGTGACGATTGTCGATGGGTTGAAGTCCGCAGATCACAGATCAAAGTGCCCTTTGTGCCGACAG gctggggtCTTTCCTGATGCTGTGCACTTGGACGAGCTGAACATGCTACTTAGCTATAG TTGTCCGGAGTACTGGGAGAAGAGAATGCAGATGGAGCGAGTTGAACGTGTTCGTCTGGCTAAGGAGCATTGGGAGTCCCAGTGCAGAGCATTCTTGGGCGTCTGA
- the LOC123187538 gene encoding putative ubiquitin-like-specific protease 1B translates to MPRAPATSAASHRRRGKRRIVGAHGTESLPRDRSHLLASRSFTLRFALAAPPNRRRKRRLGGARPPAPSPRRRRSSVVPPSRFLALRPFVLRYLLAAGASTPCRRRKASVVDMGHLLSRLLRESTDEGGSRVRKRRGKGLREVIDLSANRIQANKASASRRDIGDVSNITLEEVPDDSLEEDLSELFAPLTNEEESEVNNLLNGSAHSKKIIVLHKSSNIEITKEKLWCLRPRGWLNDEVINLYLELLKERAEREPQRFLKCHFFNTFFYKKLACGKTGYDYQSVRRWTNPNKLGYRLADCEKIFIPVHRDVHWCLAIIDMKEETFHYLDSLGGKDSGVLRILARYIMDELKDKNNIEIDTSSWREVSVHIPLQHNGWDCGMFMLKFIDFYSRGLILSFSQEHMEYFRRRTAKEILRLRAD, encoded by the exons ATGCCCCGTGCGCCGGCGACCAGCGCCGcatcccaccgccgccgcggcAAGCGGCGCATCGTCGGCGCCCACGGCACCGAATCCCTTCCTCGCGACCGCAGCCACCTCCTCGCCTCCCGCTCCTTCACCCTCCgcttcgccctcgccgccccgcccaACCGCCGCCGCAAGCGCCGCCTCGGCGGCGCCCGTCCCCCCGCCCccagtccccgccgccgccgcagcagcgtCGTTCCCCCCAGCCGGTTCCTCGCCCTCCGCCCGTTCGTCCTCCGCTACCTCCTCGCGGCCGGCGCATCGACCCCTTGCCGCCGTCGGAAGGCCTCCGTGGTAGACATGGGCCACCTCCTCTCGCGGCTGCTGAGGGAGAGCACCGACGAAGGCGGCTCAAGGGTACGCAAGAGGCGCGGCAAGGGATTGCGGGAGGTGATAGATCTCAGTGCGAATAGGATTCAAGCTAACAAGGCCAGTGCCTCCAGGAGGGATATTGGCGATGTGAGCAACATCACACTGGAGGAGGTGCCTGACGATAGTCTCGAAGAG GATCTGTCTGAATTATTTGCACCTCTCACAAATGAAGAAGAAAGTGAAGTAAACAACTTATTGAATGGTAGTGCTCACAG TAAAAAAATAATAGTGCTGCATAAGTCTTCAAACATTGAGATTACCAAAGAGAAACTATGGTGTTTGAGGCCTCGGGGTTGGTTAAACGATGAG GTCATCAATTTGTACCTTGAATTATTAAAGGAGAGAGCAGAAAGAGAACCCCAAAGATTTTTAAAATGCCACTTCTTTAACACATTCTTTTATAAGAAG CTTGCTTGTGGAAAAACTGGTTATGACTATCAATCTGTTAGAAGATGGACAAACCCCAACAAGTTGGGTTATAGGCTTGCGGATTGTGAGAAA ATATTTATTCCAGTACACAGAGATGTACATTGGTGCTtggcaattattgacatgaaggaaGAAACTTTTCATTATCTTGATTCTCTTGGTGGCAAGGACAGTGGCGTACTGAGGATACTG GCTAGATATATTATGGATGAATTGAAGGACAAGAATAACATAGAGATAGACACAAGTTCTTGGCGGGAAGTATCTGTTCATATTCCTTTGCAACATAATGG ATGGGATTGTGGTATGTTTATGCTCAAGTTCATCGATTTCTACAGCAGAGGTCTCATACTATCTTTTAGTCAG GAACATATGGAATATTTTAGGAGGCGGACAGCAAAGGAGATCCTGAGATTAAGAGCTGATTAA